The window TATATCCTCTATTTCTTATATTTTCTATATCAAATATTTTCTTTATGACTTCTCTTATATTCAAAGGATCATACTCATCAGGTGGGATTTCTGCTCTTAGTCCCTCTATTTTATCGATAAATTTCTTTGCTAAAATAGTATACCTCGTCGAGTTTTCATCTTCCTTTTCATCGCTAGTGAAGTTTTCTATCTGTCTTATCTTCTCAAATATTATTTCCGTTTTATCTAGTTCTGCTTTACCTTGATCTATCAGTTCTTCATTTATTCTTTCAATCTCCTTATCTATAAGTTCAATGATTCTATGCTGTATAGCTTCTTTTATTATCAAAGACAGTGGTACTTGATAGTGGTATATTGGGCTTATTAGCTCATTCTCAAGGATATTTATAGAGAGCTTTACATCATAGACATAGGTAGGATTGTAGGGATTATTCCTGAAGGTACCTTTCATTATCGCATAAGCATTTTGTCCTCTTACTAGTGCTCCAACATCAGTTTTTTGCCTTAATAGAGCATTAGTTCTTTCTTCTACCTCTGTAACTTCTCTTTGAATATGACCTTGTAAGTGACCATACATATTAACTATCGACTTTTCAATTTCTCCTGTGTGAAACTTATCAGGACCTGCTATCTTATCAAGTAGCTCAACTAACTCCCTTGGTGTGTATCTTGCCATCTGTCTGTTTTCTTCTCTGTCTACAAATGTTCTCACCTTCTTCAAAAATTCATCCTCAACAGTCTTTAAGTACCTATTCATCATGTTTTGATATGTGATGTTAATATAGTTATAGATTTTGTCCCTTATACTTCCCATTATGTCAAGCTTATCAGACATTTCAGGAGGGAGTTTAGTTATTATTTTATTCATTAATTCATTAGTCAAATCATTAACAAACTTCTTATCTTCAGCTTCTTTTGACCTCCCTTCCTGAACTAAACTTTCGTGGCTACCAACCGCACTAGGTATATTGGGGTCAAAAATATTAGGCCCCTTTGGAAATTGATCTAACATATAAACCTCCTCTTGAAGAATTTTTATAAAAACACTTCATAAATCAAACAAAAAAATTTTAAATATCTTTTAACTGTTTTTGTGATTATTGCCTAGAGCAAGAAATGGGATGCAGAAATACTTTCTGCATCCCCAACTCAACATAGAATCAATTACTCAACTACTAAAACTGCGTTTTTGCCACCAAAGCCGTCATCGACATACTCAGTTGGTTTTGGTGATATATATTGTTCTAATTCACTCATATCTTTTGGCCAATTCCCGTCGATATAATACTTGTATAAATACTTACCTGAATCCCACTCAACCTCTATTTCAAAAATACCATCTCCATCTGGATCTTCCATAGCATAATTAGGATCTGTTGGATTCCATCCATTAAATGAACCAACTAAGTTAACAGAAGATGCTCCACCATACTCGCTAGAGTTAAAAGAGAAAACTATCTTACCAGCCTTTATTTTACCTTCACCTGTAGTCACTTTTGCCGATTTTCGGTCTTTTTTTGCACTTGCTTTTTTAGTACCACCAGCAGGAGCACAAGATACCAGTGCCATACCAAAAGCTAGAACAACTAGCAAACCTATTAGCCTTCTCATAATTTACCCTCCTTTGCTTTAGCTTTATTTTAAGAATTTGGTTTTTCATTGTCAAGAAAAAATAAAGAACACTATAAAGTAAAGATCAGAACTCATATCCTATTTGGAAGTAAGTTTTCCAATCCTGAGTATCAAGCAATTTATGTCCATCAAAAGGTGAAGCAAAATCAAATCTTAACTTAAATCCTGTCCCTAACAATACCCCTATTCCTACACCTACACCAACCTTCAAATCTTTTAGCTTAAAGAGTCCATCAGTTGTGTCAAAATATGTAATCTGCCATTTTGTAGGATCATCTCCTATAATTCCAACATCAACAAAAGCACTAGCAAAAACAGGTGGAAACGAGAAACCAAAAGGTCCTAATAACGCTCTTATAAGAGCAATTCTAATTTCAAGATTGGATAAAAGAAAAGTTGTACCACTAAACTCTCCAAACCTATATCCTCTTATCGTCCCAATACCACCCAAGAAAAACCTAATATCCTTAGCATCATCTCCAAACTTACTACCTCCAACAAATCTAAACGCTAAAGTATCTATAAGTGTTATCATTAAATACCCTCTAAAATCTCCTATCACAGAAAATAAACTCTTATCACCACTAAAAAACGCAGGATAATATGAAAACTTCATCTGAGTTCTTATACCATTAATAGGTCCTACCACAGTCCATAGAGTAGAATCATATGAATAACTCAAAGAAATACTATTCAAAGAGTATAACTTTTTCGATAGGTACAACCTATTAATATAGTCAAAAATAGGAACATCATAATATTCAGTTCTTTCAGCATACAAATCTATCCTCGAAAATGTAGAAAATGGGTAAGAAACAAATCCTGAAAATCCTGCCTTTGAATAATAATTGTTTTCTATTTCATAAAACATCGAAGGTAAATAGAAAAAGTTCATCAATGAAAAAAGGTAGTCTCTTATATTATATGCTTGAAGACCAAAATCAAAATAGTATTTATAATTAACATAAGACAGTACAAAGTTAAGTTCAGAGATACTAAAACTATCTATACCACTTACATATGCATTGTTAAATAGAATAGAAAGCCTTTGATCTCCAAGAATATCACTAAACCCTGCACCAAAAAGTAAAATAAACCCTAAATCCGAACTTAAAGTAAAGGCACCCGTAAGATAATCAACTGTAGGTATCATCAAATATTTACTCACTTCTCTTGGATTTATACCAGAAATTCTAGAATACTCAAAGTTAAAGTTACTGATATCAGATACTAAAATCAATGTACTATTTGACAGTTCATCACTATATAGTTTAGATGGATCAAAATCCTTTTCATACAAGTTATAAGTAAAGTTATTTACTGATGAAAATATGACTTTCGTTGACGTGATATCCAATTTCGGCGAGAAAGCACCTGTAATAATTTTTGAAAATCTCCTTATTATATTACTCTCAAAACTATAAACGAATATATTCCTGACTCCATCGATGGTTGATACAAAAAATAAATATTTACCATCACATGATAAAAATGGATTCTGCTCTTCTCCACCTATATCGATAAACTTCTCTATACTACCATCAGATAACCGCAAACGGTATATATCTGTATCTTGAGAGAAGAGACTAGGTTTGTTTCTAGTAGAGATAAAATACACGTAATCCTTATCTGGGGATATCCTTGGCTCAGAATCATAGAATATATCATCTGTAAGTCTCTTTAGATCTTTAGTAACAAGGTTAAAAATGTATATATCCTCTCTTAGCCCATCAAAACCAGAAAATACAACAACTTCTCCATCAAGAGAAATATCCGGAGATGAAATTATCCTAATATCTCCAAATGGTATCTGATAAGAATAATCGCTCGATATATTATATATATTCAAGACATCCCTACCTCCAGATCTAGAAACAAATACTATAATTCCATTAGTTGAAGAAGATATGTTGTTCCTAGTTATATGAAACTCCAGATAATTCTCGTCAAATCCCCCTATAACAAGTGTCCTAACAACTTTTTTCTGATTTATATCAAAAAGGACTATTTTAGGATATATATCTTTGTATGTCAAAAACGCAACTAGATTAGATGAGATAAAAGTTGGTATAAACTTACTATAAGATTGGGAACCATAAGGTTCACCAGTTATTGATTTAGCAAAGCCATCAGCTTCTTCGTAAGAAGACATCATAGAGAGATATTTCTTCCTAGTTTCATATACAAAAGACTTTTCGATATCTTCAAGAGCCATACCTACTTCTGACTTGAAAGGATCCTTATCACCCTTGAGATAAGACTTGAAAATCTTATATATGGTTGGCTTACCAAATTTATCACCGATATATTTCAGTATAGCTTGTCCTTGTTTATATATGAGTATATACTCTCCAGGCATTAGTTTATTAATATCCGATAACCTAGATATGGGTACTATTGAATTATTTACTGCAACATCTCTTATAATTTCTTCAGTTGAAAAATCCCACTCAACAGAGTAATATTCTGCCATTCCCTCAACAAACCACAAAGGTATATTAACATCCACACTTCTTAAAATCTTTCTGAACTGCGGGGACTTAAAAGAATCAAACTGATATACATGAACCATTTCATGCTGCAAAACTCTTCTGAAAAATCCCCAATTACCATTTATTGGCATGACAAGTCTATTTTTAAGTCCTTCAGTAAACCCACCAGTACCCTCACCTACAAAACCATCTATTACATTATTTGCCTGAAAATCAATTTGGTTAGGAAACAAGATAACAGGAAATACTTCGTATAACTCTCTTTGAGTAATCACTCTCAACTCATCATCAGCATCTTTTAATGCCCTAATTACGATTTTTGAAATGTTTGTCTGCTTTTCATCTATAAATACCCTATAATTACCTATGTCATATATATACCAATCATGCGTATCATAAGTAACTTTATTCTTACCAAAACCCCATCCGTTATAACCACTTAAAAATATATGATAAAAAGCAAAAAACCAAATTAGAAGCCTTACCAACTTCATATATAAGAATGATAATAAAAACCTGTCTTTTAATCAAACTGAAAACAACAACTTCAAAAGTTTCAATTAGTGTAACCCCTCATAATACCAAAAATCAAGAGAGTTGGACATATTATTTAATATTCTTTCTAGCATTTCTAACCATACTTATAGTTTCAAAGAAAATTTGAAGAGATTCTTTTACTTCATCATCTTCTACACTTGACACTAAACTACTTATTCTCGTCTTATCTCGATGAGTTAAATAAAATTCAATAGCCGGTTTTGAACTATGGTCAATAATACTTTTGAATTTACTAAATTTGTTTATATCATAAACAGTTTTCAAAGTTTTTACTTCTAGGTTGAGTACTAACTTTATTCTACTTTTTAATATTTTTTGATTTAAGTAAAGTTCAGTGGCAATAACTGGATCATCACATGCTAGGTAAAGCTCTGAATTTTTTACAAAAAACTTATAAGGTACAGAATGAGAGTAAAAAAAACTACCTGCTATTTCTTTCCAGTCTATTAATATTGAGTAAAGTATCAATACACTCGGTGGAACAGTATTTGATAAAACTTTCTTAATATAAGAAGACATCATTTCGACAACTCCTTTGATTTTTTAGTTGCACCTTCTACTGCTTTCATAAACGCATATCTAACTTTGTTTTTCTCAAGAACTTTTATACCTTCTGCAGTAGTACCTCCTGGAGACATAACCATATCTTTAAGTTCTTCAGGGTGTTTGCTACCAAGATTCTCAATAACCATTTTAGCACTACCCAAGACAGTCTGAGCAGCCAATAACAAAGCATCACTTCTACTGAGCCCCATTCTAACGGCTCCATCAGCTAAAGCCTGTATAACAACAAATATATACGCAGGACCGCTACCAGAAAGACCTGTTATAACATCCATTAAATCTTCATCACTAACAATAACACACCTACCAAGAGCGCCAAAAATCCTAAGTATAATATCTTTATCTTCATCTCTGATATCACTGGAGAAACAAATTCCAAAAGCACCCTCACCAACTAAAGTGGGAGTATTCGGCATAACTCTTACAATTGGTATTTCAAACCCCACAGCATCCCTCACACGGCTTATCTTAGTTCCAGCAAGTATTGAAATCAAAACTTTATTTTCAATTAAATTGTCATACTTAATATCCAAGCCTTTGAGATTCCTAATCTCTTCTAGTGAAACAAATAAATCTTTGGGTTTAACACAAAGAAATACAAAATCTGTATTTTCAAAAAGATTAACAACACTATTAGCAGTCTTCAAACCAACCCTTCTGGCCTCTAATATCTTTGCTTCTTCCTTATCGTACACAAATATTTCATCTTTGGTAGCAATACCTTTATCAACAATACCCTTAGCAAGAACACTTCCCATATTACCAAAACCTATAAAACCTACTTTCTTTCCAAGATCCATAACTAAAGTATCAAAAATGCCATAAGAAATTTCAAATTTCTTTGATTATAAAAACTCCAAATTTCACCAGATCAGTTATTAGGATTCATACTCCCACTAAAAACAGTTTATCCGTAGTAATTTATAACACATCACTTCAAAATAACCTACTTCAATACCGAAATACCAATATTACTACACCTAAAGCACATAACTCAATCTAACTATCAAATATCAAAATTACATTGTTTAAAAACAATCGTACCCCTTATCATTACCACAATCTAAATGATAAAAATTACTTTTGATAACCCTAATATAAAGGGTTACCCAATTACCAGAAGTAATAACTCTTATGCTTCTACATTTTTTACAGTTTAATCATATAATACAAACTCTACACAACCATACATTACAGCATTATGCTCACCTCTAAAACGAAAGTAACACTAAAACGCAATAATATTATCCTAACTATAGACAATCTAACATCTTACTGTCTCAATATTAACTAATACCCAAATCAACGCGCAATAAAAGAAATTTAGGGTAAAAACTCATATCATCCAGTTACTAAATTTTAACTTCTGAAATCTCCTTTAGTTAGATCCGAAACCTAAATCAAAAGGTACGACTGTAAAAAAGCTAAGGAGAAGTTAAATCCTAATCATTATCATTACCTCTAGTCAAAATTAAATAAAAACTCACTAAGAATAGACTAGCAATATCTAGGGCGATTTAACATCCTTAAGTATTTCAATAATCATATCATGCACAAGTCCATTTGAAGCAACAACAGTTTTTGAATGAATTGTATATTCATTTCCGTAATAGTCAGTAACTTTGCCACCTGCCTCTTCAACAATAATCTTACCAGCAGAAGTATCCCATGGTTTAAGGTTTTCTTCATAAAAAACTTCAAAACTACCTCTTGCAACATAAACAAAATCCATACAAGCAGATCCTAACCTTCTAAACCCTTGATAATCTTTTAGTATAGCTCTCATTGGTTTTATAAGCTCCTCAATTCTACCTTCTCTTCTATATGGAAAACCCGTAACTACTAAAGAGTGTTGAGAACTACTAATTTTAGATACATATATTTTTTTGTTATTCATATAGCTACCATCACCTAATGAAGCATAATACATTTCACCTAGTATTGGATTATATATCACTCCACCCACAATTCTGCCATCAACTTCTAAACCAATAGAAACCGAAACAAAAGGCACAGAATGTATGAAATTTACAGTACCATCTAACGGATCAATTATCCACTTTATACTACTTTCTGAAACAACTTCTCCACTTTCTTCAGCAACAATACTTGAAGAAGGATATCTTTCAAGTAACTTGCTTATTATGAGATTCTCAGACTTCCTGTCATACTCAGTGACAGGATCAGCATAACCTTTGAGTTCATAATGTATCCCCTCATCAAGGATCTTATAATATCCCTCTTTTATAATTTCCCCAGCTTCAAAAGCAACCTCCGATGCAAACAAAACCATATCTCTATACTTCATAAACAAATTCCCATAGCAGGATATTATCTTAAAAGATATACATACCAAAAAATAAACATCAAAAACCTCTAAATAAATCAATGGTTAAAAAATCAAATATTCCACGTTAAGCAATCTACATCATAAAGAAGAATACAAAATAACTATCAAAACTACTTAATTCCCACCATTACCATAGAACTCATAATAGTTAAATCACCAAACCTAATTTTTCCGAGTATATGATAAGCAGCTGTCTTGAGTAACCTAAGAACTCTATAAATTCTATTAGTGTTTAAGAATACCTTGACAAGTTTTGGAAACAATCCAAACTCTACAGGATAAAACTCATAAACTTTTTTGTACCCAACATCAAAAAGCAATCTGCGCAAAGTTTTGTTCGTAAAATAATGTAAGTGTCCTGGAAGATAATAGTGATATTTATTACCCCAAAACTTGCTCTGAAGACCATTCATGTTTGCAGTTTGTATTAGGATAAGTCCTCCTTTAGTTGTCGAATTGTATAGTTTAGTTATCACTCTCCTAGGATCCTCTAAATGTTCTATAACTTCAATCATAGTTATCATGTCAAACTTATTCTGATCCAAACATACATTACTAACATCACCTTTGAATACTGTTAAACCTCTCTGAACAGCATAGGTATAAGCATATTCTGAAATCTCAATACCATATGGTTCAAGCCCAAATAGCTTAGCCCTTTCTAAAAAACCTCCAAATGAACATCCAACATCAAGTATAGTTCTAGGATAAGAGTTATTTTCCTTTTTGTATATCTCCATAAGCCTTTTTAAACGTCTATCCCAAACCAAATGAGAACCTTTAATACTCCTCTCATCAACATAAGAATAAAAACTAATCCCAGAATAGTACCCTTCTGTATAAAAACTTTGTAAATCTTCACTACTTGGAAACGGATACCTAAACATAACACCACAATTACAACATCTATAAACATCAAAGTTGTATCTAAATGATTTCAAAGAATAAGTAACTTTATCGCTCCCACAGATTCTGCAATACATATAAATATATATCGTAAACAAATTCTAGAGCAAAACCATATTGTCAATGTGTATAACTTCCTCATCATAGTCAGAAACACCTAAAATATCACCTATTTCAGAACTCTTCCTACCTATTATTTTGCTAATCTCATTTGACGAATAATTTGTTATACCTATAGCGATATTATTACCGTTTGTATCAGATATAAATACTACATCTCCAACCGTGAATTTACCTTTAACTTCTTTGATACCAACTGGTAGAAGACTCTTTTTAGCCTTTATAGCATTCACTGCTCCACCATCAACAATTATGGTACCTTTTTTCTTTGACATAAGGAGTAACTTCTCTTTAAATGACCTAACTTTTATTTCAGGAATAAATTTTGTTCCTTCATCACCCTCAAGTATCCTTCTAATAGCATTCTCAACAAATCCATTAGCTATGATACACTCAACACCTGACTTCATACAAAGAAAACCTGCTTGAATTTTAGTTTTCATGCCTCCTGTTGAAAACTCAAACTTTTTACCCTTCATAAACCTAGAAACTTCTTTAATATCCCTAATCTCTTTCACTAGTGTCTGTCTTTCCGTACCATAATCTTTAAAAACTCCATCAACATCAGTAAGTATAATAAGTTTATCAGCTTGTATAGTAGTAGCAACAAGTGCTGATAGTATATCATTATTACCAAACTTTATCTCTTCAACAGCAACAGCATCATTTTCATTAACTATAGGTATAATACCCATCTTAAATAATTCATTAACCGTGTTAATAAGATTTAGCAAACTCTTTTTCGAATTCAATTCACTATAGGTAAGCAGTATTTGAGCAACATTCATATCAAACTGCTTAAACAAATCTTGATATAGTTTCATAAGTTCTACTTGACCTACGCTTGATAATGCCTGCTTCTCAGATAAATTCAAAGCCCTTGTAATCGAAAGAACTTTTCTTCCAAGACCTATGGCACCACTTGATACAACAATAACTTTATTATTTTTTCTAACTAGACTGGCAATTTCCGATACCAAATTAGCTATAGTAGACCTATCTAAAACAATCTTAGTACCTACTTTTACAACCAAAAGCATAGTAAAAAATTTAACCGATATTTTTCTTTTCTTTCAAAAAACCCCTACAAGACCTACATAGTTAGGATTTAAAACAACCCCAATTAAGCAAACTAAAAAAGTCAACCTCGCTGAAATTCTTGATTCTACTACTGTAGGCAGTATATTTTCAAGATAGAAATAATTAACATTATATCATAACATTATAAACTGATACCCATAATAACAGCAAATTTATCAATAAAAAATATCAAACAACTCAAAAGGAAATAAAACCTAGCAAACATTTAGAATTATTAAAACTATGGAAGAAATTTTTTACCACAAACCTGTAATGCTAAAGGAAGTCTTAGATCATCTCAACATAAGAGAAGATGGTAATTACCTCGACTGTACCTGTGGTGAAGGAGGGCATTCTTATGAAATTGCAAAACGCCTTGGTGATAAGGGTAAATTACTGTGCATAGATAAAGATAGAGATATTCTCGAAAGAGCAAAGATAAGATTAAAAGAGTTCAAAAATGTCTATTTTCTAAACGAAGGATTTGAAAACATTGACAGAATAAGCATTGAGAGCGGAATCGAAAAATTTGATGGAGTATTAGTCGATTTAGGAGTCTCAATGTATCATTACGCCAACAAAAACAAAGGTTTTAGTTTTGATTCAGATGCTCCACTCACAATGATATATTCAAAAGCAGATAAGGTTACATACACTGCTTATGAAGTTGTAAATAAATTTTCAAAAAAGGAACTCATAAACATCATATTCACGTATGGTCAAGAACCATTTGCCAGAAAAATAGCAGATATCATAGTCGAATATAGAAAGAAAAAAAGAATAGAAACTCCTAGAGAATTAGCAGAGATAATAAGAACAAATCTAAAGAACTACCCAAGAAAAAAAATCCACCCAGCAACAAAAACATTTATGGCGATAAGAATATTCGTAAACGATGAGTTTGGAGTTATCCAGAAGCTTCTCTCTAAAATTAGTAAATTCATGTCACCAGGAGCAAAACTATGTATAATAACATTCCACTCAGGTGAAGATAGATTTGTCAAACTTAAAATGAAAGAATTAGTTAAAGAAGGAGATTTTAGAATAGTAACACCAAAACCGATAATACCAACAATAGAAGAACAAAAGTTTAATCCTTCATCAAGATCTGCTAAACTAAGAGTTTATGAGAAGGTGTAAGCTATGAAAAGGTTTTACTTGGTAGTCATGATGCTTATATTGGCAAGTATCCTTATATTTTCAGTTATACAAAAACAGTACTTCAAGAATCTATGTAAGGAAGAAGAAATGCTAAACAGGAAAATATCCTATCTCAAAGATGAATACTTCAAAACCATATCTGAAATAGAAAAGTTAACTACAATAGAAAAATTACTTGATAAAAACCAAAACTACAAAGTATCGTTAAACAAAGTTATAATAATAAAAGGAAAACAACCTTAAGGCTCAATATCTTAGAGTATCTATAAGTTATAATCCACCCTTCCAATATTACCAAACCATTACAATCAATTGAAATTTCAATTATCATTTTTCTTGTATTAATCCTGTCGAAAAACAATACCAAAGATCATTATTCAAGACGATAACCTTTTTGAGTGTAAGGGAGTTTATTAATTGTTTATAATTCAAACTATGAGAGAAGGTGTAATATTAACGATTCCTCCAATAAACCTAGATAACTTTTTATCATTATCAGAAGATAGAAGCTTTCATGACTTATATGTAGGAGGAAGATTTAAGATAATAGACTGGCTAATAGGAAACTTTGAACGAGTTGGTATAGAAGACTTCATAATAATAACCAATCATCCTTCAATAGAAGAACATATCGCACTCTCCTGGGATAATGTAAAAGTTCTAATACTTACAAAAGACAAAGATACTTTCAAATACGAATACTCAAATTTCAACGTAAATCCCTTCAACAAAACAACCCCAAACTCCAATAAGACTTTTTTCGATATTGAAAACTTCCTTTACCAAAATTACAGAAAAATTTTCTGGTCTATAGGATATCCAATATGGTTTCCTTTTGAAAACTATTATGACGAAATAAAAAACTTTTCAATAGGACTTATGTACTCAAAAGTTGGAAGCATTCAACACTATCACTCTGGTATCTTTTCTCAAAGATACTTTTCAGAATTGATCGAAGCAATAAAATTTGAAAAATACAGTACCTTTATACATACCTACAAAGAGCATAATTCTTACGAAACAAAATACTTCTTATTTCTCCCATTTTCTACACTTAAAGAATATTTCAAGATGAACATAAGCATCCTTGACTGGAAGATAATAAACGAATATGAAAGTCTTTTTGGGAAGTACCCAATAAGATGTAAATCCAGGTACCTCAACCCTGCTACTATTGGAAAACATGGTAAATTTGCAAATTCCTTGATAGCAGACAATACCTTTGTAGATGGTACTGTTGAAAACAGTATTATTTGTCCTGATGTAAAGATAGAGAAAGACACAAAACTAAGAAACGTTATAATATACCCGGGAAACTGGATAGGTAGAAATGTTGAAATGAATAATGTTATAATTGATGAAGTAACAACAAACTTGAAATTCCCAAACATAGCGGATGATTGTGTGTTAGGAGGTAAAGGCCTAGGTGCACCTAATACCAGATATCCATCAATAATGAATTTTGATGCAACACTAATAGGTAAAAATGTCATAATACCCAAGAAAACACAAGTAAGCCTAAACGCTTACATTCCATCAAATGTAGATCTTAACAAATTGAAAGTTGGTAGATATGTAAAAAGTAGCACAGTATTTTAGGGAGGTAAGTATGAAATTTATAATACCAGCAGTAGACATATATGACAACAAGGTGGTAAGATTAACTCGTGGTGACTTCTCACAAGCCACAGTATACTCTGATGATCCTATTGGTGTTATAAGAGACTTATACTCAAAAGGCTTCAGAAGATTACACCTTGTTGACCTTGAAGGAGCAAAAACAGGTGAAATAAAAACCTTTGAACTTATTAAGACAATCAAAAACAAATATAAGGATCTGATTCTTCAATTTGGTGGTGGAGTTAGAAGTTATGAAATAGCAGAAAATATCATAAATGCAGGAGCAGATTATGTGATCATAGGAACCATGTTTATCAAAAAACCAGAAGAATTTAAAAATGTCCTAAATAAGTTTAGAGAAAGAGTAATATTATCACTTGACATAAATGTTGACAAAATAGTAATACATGGTTGGCAATCTGATGTTGAGATATCAGTTGAAGAAGCGTTCGATAAAGCACTAAGAATGGGAGTAACTAGAATCATGTCAACGGATATAACTAGAGACGGAACTCTACTAGGTCCCGATATAAGATTTATAACCTCTCTACTTGAAACACTCAAACAGAAACACCTAAATATAGTAGTAGAAGAAATAATGAAGATAGAAAATATACAACACATCCTTAAAGAAGGAATAGATATATTAACTAAAGGTGTAAATGAATTTATGGAAACTCTAAAAAATCCAAGAGCAGGTAATTATGAACTAAAACAAAAACTTGATGAATACGACAAAGCAATCGATACATACAAAGAAAGCCTGATCGAGAAGTTACCTCTAAAAGATATTCTCCAAAAGTATCCAAAACCCTATCTTATAATATCAGGTGGAGTATCAAGCGATAGCGATATTGACGATATACTAAAAATAAACAACGGCTTTTTGGAAGGAATAATCGTTGGTAAAAGTCTATACGAAGGCAGAATAACTTTCTTAAGATAGTAACAGTCTATTACATGTAATAATGGAACACCATCTTACTGCAAGTTGAATTTTTAAAAAGAAATAAAACCCATAAAACATGGTTATTAACACTATTTAACAAATTAAAGTAAAAGATACCAGCTATCCGATATTACATCTGTAAGTAGGGGTGGATAGC of the Brevinematales bacterium genome contains:
- a CDS encoding 1-(5-phosphoribosyl)-5-[(5-phosphoribosylamino)methylideneamino] imidazole-4-carboxamide isomerase is translated as MKFIIPAVDIYDNKVVRLTRGDFSQATVYSDDPIGVIRDLYSKGFRRLHLVDLEGAKTGEIKTFELIKTIKNKYKDLILQFGGGVRSYEIAENIINAGADYVIIGTMFIKKPEEFKNVLNKFRERVILSLDINVDKIVIHGWQSDVEISVEEAFDKALRMGVTRIMSTDITRDGTLLGPDIRFITSLLETLKQKHLNIVVEEIMKIENIQHILKEGIDILTKGVNEFMETLKNPRAGNYELKQKLDEYDKAIDTYKESLIEKLPLKDILQKYPKPYLIISGGVSSDSDIDDILKINNGFLEGIIVGKSLYEGRITFLR
- the rsmH gene encoding 16S rRNA (cytosine(1402)-N(4))-methyltransferase RsmH, with the translated sequence MEEIFYHKPVMLKEVLDHLNIREDGNYLDCTCGEGGHSYEIAKRLGDKGKLLCIDKDRDILERAKIRLKEFKNVYFLNEGFENIDRISIESGIEKFDGVLVDLGVSMYHYANKNKGFSFDSDAPLTMIYSKADKVTYTAYEVVNKFSKKELINIIFTYGQEPFARKIADIIVEYRKKKRIETPRELAEIIRTNLKNYPRKKIHPATKTFMAIRIFVNDEFGVIQKLLSKISKFMSPGAKLCIITFHSGEDRFVKLKMKELVKEGDFRIVTPKPIIPTIEEQKFNPSSRSAKLRVYEKV